A window from Hypomesus transpacificus isolate Combined female unplaced genomic scaffold, fHypTra1 scaffold_218, whole genome shotgun sequence encodes these proteins:
- the hrasa gene encoding HRas proto-oncogene, GTPase a, whose translation MTEYKLVVVGAGGVGKSALTIQLIQNHFVDEYDPTIEDSYRKQVVIDGETCLLDILDTAGQEEYSAMRDQYMRTGEGFLCVFAINNTKSFEDIHQYREQIKRVKDSDDVPMVLVGNKCDLPARTVDTRQAQELARSYGIPYIETSAKTRQGVEDAFYTLVREIRQHKLRKLNPPDESGQDCLSCRCVVS comes from the exons ATGACGGAGTATAAACTGGTGGTCGTGGgcgctggaggtgtgggcaAGAGTGCTCTCACCATTCAGCTCATCCAGAACCACTTTGTGGACGAATACGACCCTACCATAGAG GACTCGTACAGGAAGCAGGTGGTGATTGACGGGGAGACGTGCCTGTTGGACATCCTGGACACAGCAGGTCAGGAGGAGTACAGCGCCATGAGGGACCAGTAcatgaggacaggggagggcttCCTCTGTGTCTTCGCCATCAACAACACCAAGTCCTTCGAAGACATCCACCAGTACAG GGAACAGATCAAGCGTGTGAAGGACTCGGATGACGTGCCCATGGTGCTTGTGGGTAACAAGTGTGACCTGCCCGCGCGTACGGTGGACACAAGGCAAGCCCAGGAGCTGGCCCGCTCCTACGGCATTCCCTACATCGAGACCTCCGCCAAGACACGACAG GGAGTGGAGGATGCCTTCTACACGCTGGTCAGAGAGATCAGACAGCACAAGCTGAGGAAGCTCAACCCCCCTGACGAGAGCGGCCAGGACTGTCTGAGCTGTCGCTGTGTGGTGTCGTGA
- the lrrc56 gene encoding leucine-rich repeat-containing protein 56 isoform X1 translates to MVLVQPGTARVLVTEMSGSGQLNPTPAAFEDSDMLVELYLSPTKLKSLSGTEDISQVSSLEICVDTRENTLGNFGAYLPRLLQLKMNNSMITSVRDLGTTLAHLQVLWMSRCSLVDLDGIPSFTSLKELYVAYNSISDLSQVSMLEHLQLLDLEGNDVADLVQVQYLGLCSELRTLTLEGNPVCVCPHPNTSQTGYCYRSAVRELVPQLRFLDDVWAEQEVERGSNSSSMEEDWALLRQSIKEPSNNPSETATGACVRVCVHARVAGSVPLGEGSQCVAPGQAQLWPAPWLKPLRLPACQSTRELQAPLLSRVQTPFSRWGQPHHPLPSGLQTRFCRVGTRSSGPRRQHPDTRCGQDPLLWEPSAGSPRTAPQDEDGPPPRPPAAPPPLHVPEHTYDLEEMDGRERCDVFSELRAWREHHNKRLLAMEKEGFPQANTFLSEDDEDEEDSLSITLGLEEEEGKEMEGNRGRLGSNSPDSLFQSPSPDLLQREAISPEVARQSMSPDSTPSPSPPLSSTASPAGHRPSGIRARRLRLSQAGVRPAGAAAEAGLSRSDLGELQRLQEGMRPRAPQRPQTAHLPHRPASSPLGSGLREPWREAGVPTGTSVNGHQPIIMPRRPPEGLAAARPRTARAALQKPPPRPALQPSRGSSHLD, encoded by the exons ATGGTCCTAGTACAACCTGGCACAGCCCGGGTTCTGGTCACAGAAATGAGCGGGTCAGGCCAATTGAACCCAACCCCTGCTGCCTTTGAGGACTCTGACATGCTGGTGGAACTCTATCTCTCCCCAACAAAGCTG AAATCGTTGAGCGGCACAGAAGACATCTCCCAGGTCAGCTCCTTGGAGATCTGTGTGGATACTCGGGAAAACACTCTGGGTAACTTTG GTGCATACTTGCCCAGGCTGCTACAGTTGAAAATGAACAACAGTATGATAACGTCAGTCAG ggaCCTGGGCACCACCCTGGCCCACCTGCAGGTGCTGTGGATGTCTCGCTGCAGTCTGGTCGACCTGGATGGTATCCCTTCCTTCACCTCTCTGAAG GAGCTGTACGTGGCCTACAACAGTATATCCGACCTGAGCCAGGTGAGTATGCTGGAGCACCTCCAGCTGCTGGACCTGGAGGGGAACGATGTGGCTGACCTGGTGCAGGTTCAGTACCTGGGCCTGTGCAGCGAGCTACGCACCCTCACCCTGGAGgggaaccctgtgtgtgtgtgcccgcacCCCAACACCAGCCAG ACCGGGTACTGCTACCGCTCGGCCGTAAGAGAGCTGGTCCCTCAGCTGCGTTTCCTAGACGATGTGTGGGCGGAGCAGGAGGTGGAGCGCGgctccaacagcagctccatGGAGGAAGACTGGGCTCTGCTCAGACAGTCCATCAAAGAACCCAGCAACAACCCCTCGGAGACCGCGAccggtgcgtgcgtgcgtgtgtgcgtgcacgcgcgtgtggCTGGATCTGTACCACT aggagagggcagccagTGTGTGGCCCCTGGCCAGGCCCAGCTCTGGCCAGCGCCCTGGCTCAAGCCTCTCCGGCTCCCGGCCTGTCAGTCGACCAGGGAGCTCCAGGCCCCACTCCTCAGCCGGGTCCAGACCCCCTTCAGCCGCTGGGGCCAGCcgcaccatcctctcccctcagggCTCCAGACCCGGTTCTGTCGAGTCGGAACCAGAAGCAGTGGACCCAGACGCCAGCATCCTGACACACG GTGCGGGCAAGATCCTCTTCTGTGGGAACCCAGTGCAGGCTCTCCGCGCACGGCGCCACAAGATGAAG ACGGCCCCCCCCCGCGTCCGCCCgctgcgcccccccccctccacgttCCCGAGCACACGTATGACCTTGAGGAGATGGACGGGCGCGAGCGCTGTGACGTGTTCTCGGAGCTGCGGGCCTGGAGGGAGCATCATAACAA ACGTCTTTTGGCCATGGAGAAGGAGGGTTTTCCCCAGGCAAACACCTTCCTCAGTGAAGATGACGAGGATGAAGAGGACAGCCTCAGCATTACCCTCGGCcttgaagaggaagaggggaaagagatggagggaaacagAGGAAGACTCGGGTCAAACTCGCCAGACTCCTTATTCCAGTCACCCTCTCCAG ACCTGTTACAGAGAGAGGCCATATCTCCTGAGGTGGCCAGACAGTCCATGTCCCCGGACTCcactccatcaccctctccccctctcagctCCACAGCCTCCCCTGCTGGACATAGGCCGTCGGGGATCCGAGCTCGCAGGCTGAGGCTGAGCCAGGCTGGGGTCAGGCCTGCCGGGGCGGCTGCAGAGGCAGGGCTCAGTAGATCCGACCTGGGGGAACTCCAGAGGCTCCAGGAGGGGATGAGGCCCAGAGCCCCTCAGCGGCCCCAGACAGCACACCTCCCCCACcggccagcctccagccccctgggCTCTGGCCTCAGGGAACCATG gagagaggcaggcgtGCCCACCGGGACGTCTGTCAACGGGCATCAGCCAATCATCATGCCCCGCAGGCCTCCGGAGGGGCTGGCCGCGGCGCGTCCTCGCACGGCCAGAGCGGCCCTGCAGAAACCTCCGCCGCGCCCCGCTCTCCAGCCCAGCAGAGGGAGCTCTCACCTAGACTGA
- the lrrc56 gene encoding uncharacterized protein lrrc56 isoform X2, whose translation MNNSMITSVRDLGTTLAHLQVLWMSRCSLVDLDGIPSFTSLKELYVAYNSISDLSQVSMLEHLQLLDLEGNDVADLVQVQYLGLCSELRTLTLEGNPVCVCPHPNTSQTGYCYRSAVRELVPQLRFLDDVWAEQEVERGSNSSSMEEDWALLRQSIKEPSNNPSETATGACVRVCVHARVAGSVPLWVFTSYATSRVHVSCQILVLFFFSPDRGEGSQCVAPGQAQLWPAPWLKPLRLPACQSTRELQAPLLSRVQTPFSRWGQPHHPLPSGLQTRFCRVGTRSSGPRRQHPDTRCGQDPLLWEPSAGSPRTAPQDEDGPPPRPPAAPPPLHVPEHTYDLEEMDGRERCDVFSELRAWREHHNKRLLAMEKEGFPQANTFLSEDDEDEEDSLSITLGLEEEEGKEMEGNRGRLGSNSPDSLFQSPSPDLLQREAISPEVARQSMSPDSTPSPSPPLSSTASPAGHRPSGIRARRLRLSQAGVRPAGAAAEAGLSRSDLGELQRLQEGMRPRAPQRPQTAHLPHRPASSPLGSGLREPWREAGVPTGTSVNGHQPIIMPRRPPEGLAAARPRTARAALQKPPPRPALQPSRGSSHLD comes from the exons ATGAACAACAGTATGATAACGTCAGTCAG ggaCCTGGGCACCACCCTGGCCCACCTGCAGGTGCTGTGGATGTCTCGCTGCAGTCTGGTCGACCTGGATGGTATCCCTTCCTTCACCTCTCTGAAG GAGCTGTACGTGGCCTACAACAGTATATCCGACCTGAGCCAGGTGAGTATGCTGGAGCACCTCCAGCTGCTGGACCTGGAGGGGAACGATGTGGCTGACCTGGTGCAGGTTCAGTACCTGGGCCTGTGCAGCGAGCTACGCACCCTCACCCTGGAGgggaaccctgtgtgtgtgtgcccgcacCCCAACACCAGCCAG ACCGGGTACTGCTACCGCTCGGCCGTAAGAGAGCTGGTCCCTCAGCTGCGTTTCCTAGACGATGTGTGGGCGGAGCAGGAGGTGGAGCGCGgctccaacagcagctccatGGAGGAAGACTGGGCTCTGCTCAGACAGTCCATCAAAGAACCCAGCAACAACCCCTCGGAGACCGCGAccggtgcgtgcgtgcgtgtgtgcgtgcacgcgcgtgtggCTGGATCTGTACCACTGTGGGTTTTCACGAGCTATGCAACTTCACGTGTTCACGTGTCGTGTCAGATCTTAGTgttgttcttcttctctcctgacagaggagagggcagccagTGTGTGGCCCCTGGCCAGGCCCAGCTCTGGCCAGCGCCCTGGCTCAAGCCTCTCCGGCTCCCGGCCTGTCAGTCGACCAGGGAGCTCCAGGCCCCACTCCTCAGCCGGGTCCAGACCCCCTTCAGCCGCTGGGGCCAGCcgcaccatcctctcccctcagggCTCCAGACCCGGTTCTGTCGAGTCGGAACCAGAAGCAGTGGACCCAGACGCCAGCATCCTGACACACG GTGCGGGCAAGATCCTCTTCTGTGGGAACCCAGTGCAGGCTCTCCGCGCACGGCGCCACAAGATGAAG ACGGCCCCCCCCCGCGTCCGCCCgctgcgcccccccccctccacgttCCCGAGCACACGTATGACCTTGAGGAGATGGACGGGCGCGAGCGCTGTGACGTGTTCTCGGAGCTGCGGGCCTGGAGGGAGCATCATAACAA ACGTCTTTTGGCCATGGAGAAGGAGGGTTTTCCCCAGGCAAACACCTTCCTCAGTGAAGATGACGAGGATGAAGAGGACAGCCTCAGCATTACCCTCGGCcttgaagaggaagaggggaaagagatggagggaaacagAGGAAGACTCGGGTCAAACTCGCCAGACTCCTTATTCCAGTCACCCTCTCCAG ACCTGTTACAGAGAGAGGCCATATCTCCTGAGGTGGCCAGACAGTCCATGTCCCCGGACTCcactccatcaccctctccccctctcagctCCACAGCCTCCCCTGCTGGACATAGGCCGTCGGGGATCCGAGCTCGCAGGCTGAGGCTGAGCCAGGCTGGGGTCAGGCCTGCCGGGGCGGCTGCAGAGGCAGGGCTCAGTAGATCCGACCTGGGGGAACTCCAGAGGCTCCAGGAGGGGATGAGGCCCAGAGCCCCTCAGCGGCCCCAGACAGCACACCTCCCCCACcggccagcctccagccccctgggCTCTGGCCTCAGGGAACCATG gagagaggcaggcgtGCCCACCGGGACGTCTGTCAACGGGCATCAGCCAATCATCATGCCCCGCAGGCCTCCGGAGGGGCTGGCCGCGGCGCGTCCTCGCACGGCCAGAGCGGCCCTGCAGAAACCTCCGCCGCGCCCCGCTCTCCAGCCCAGCAGAGGGAGCTCTCACCTAGACTGA